The proteins below come from a single Cupriavidus pauculus genomic window:
- a CDS encoding c-type cytochrome, which produces MQARRVLLLLFLIARCGFASADDGTRLARGKYLMESVVACANCHATRDPRDEGKFSRSLAGGRVIDEPPFRAVAPNITPDLETGIGKWTDEQIGKAIREGVRPDGTIIGPPMPIGFYRNLSDDDLAAIVAYLRAQPPVKHAVEKSTYRIPLPPNYGEPVGHVRAPSPKETIRYGKYLADIGHCMECHTPRGKDGQLVNRYVGAGGQVFNGAWGMSVSRNLTPDASGLKGWTDAQIAAAIRGTDRHGGHYKPPMAYTWYENISSADMRALIAYLRSLEPQPFAGER; this is translated from the coding sequence ATGCAGGCACGACGCGTATTGCTGCTCCTTTTTCTGATTGCACGATGCGGCTTTGCGTCCGCCGATGACGGCACGCGTCTCGCGCGGGGCAAGTATCTGATGGAGAGCGTCGTGGCCTGCGCGAATTGTCATGCCACGCGCGATCCGCGGGACGAGGGGAAGTTTTCGCGGAGTCTTGCCGGTGGGCGCGTGATCGACGAGCCGCCGTTTCGGGCGGTGGCGCCCAATATCACCCCGGACCTCGAGACGGGCATCGGCAAGTGGACCGACGAGCAGATCGGCAAGGCGATTCGCGAAGGGGTTCGGCCCGATGGGACGATCATTGGCCCGCCCATGCCGATTGGCTTCTATCGCAACCTGTCGGATGACGACCTCGCGGCGATCGTCGCGTATCTGCGCGCGCAGCCGCCGGTGAAGCACGCGGTCGAGAAATCGACCTATCGCATTCCGCTCCCGCCGAACTACGGCGAACCCGTCGGACACGTCCGTGCGCCATCGCCGAAGGAGACGATCCGCTATGGCAAATATCTGGCCGATATCGGGCACTGCATGGAGTGCCATACGCCGCGCGGCAAGGACGGGCAACTCGTGAACCGATATGTCGGCGCGGGCGGCCAGGTGTTCAATGGCGCCTGGGGCATGAGCGTCTCGCGCAATCTCACGCCGGATGCATCCGGCCTCAAAGGATGGACGGACGCGCAGATTGCCGCCGCCATTCGTGGCACCGATCGCCATGGCGGCCATTACAAGCCGCCGATGGCGTACACCTGGTACGAGAACATCAGCAGCGCCGATATGCGCGCGTTGATTGCGTATCTGCGCTCGCTGGAACCGCAGCCGTTCGCGGGAGAGCGCTGA
- a CDS encoding tetratricopeptide repeat protein, translating into MTQAAPLDLYDHILHLADHGNSFDALPLLEGLKDNPTPSACVLAARVLRHCGGRRRGDALIELLWRRHPSDPDAMVAYLRTITDRYGHYRGWEWSERNALPDHATAPQRAEWLAHRANLAALQRDWARAGALIEEAHRLWPDSPWIHVEHASVLEREDRYAEAIGMAERGCALNPNFRSAIQSAAHLYTLTGRDREALRLLDDASARMQSSDVEAQRYLVATELEDHEAALAALHRSRAFAPRAVRAHRAWFDANEADTLLRLGRYEEAASVSRRLADQPFHARLIEKLDAVAAGGEAPRRVQLHVGFVRQHHQTCAPATLSAIAGYWGRSAEHVEIAEEICYDGTPAPSERAWAERHGFVTREFTVNWEVATRLIDAGIPFTLTTQFVSSGHLQAVIGYDALRGTLLIRDPFQRVFGEFDPEPLFEQNRFSGPRGMVLIPQEAVYRLDGIVLPDAESWDSYYATMRALEVHDRETAASVTEAQNARAPDHWLTDWCYRGLAHYDGSTDALLARTDALIARFGEVPSLVFYKSRLLESLGEGMAAMRLIESGVARQPWNAELLTRLAQLQTSDARLLPQAERNVRRALRVQPSDAEAWRTRATTLWVAGDKHAALAHYRAAACLGEFNEDHAVAYFQACVGLGRASDGFEFLAQRVERLGARSSAPAINYFNQLDSLERGPEGFAVLERAMARRPDDALLRHAYAERLLTYGEVERARTLLAEAGGYASQISRLRVVARLARHDNRLDEAWDAISLACEQDPLNIGLRHIAVDILGARSGEAEVLRYLRALCERHPASVGLHELLLQRLPADVLLERHDVLRHMLSLHPGHAMFQRELTLNLAAQQRMEDATSAARLARELAPNHSRSYALLGYLHQLQGDMEQAHAQYREALRRSVDDIGALVDFVRTQPGLEGRREALRFAGDQLREQATQGMTVLTYQELGTRVFTDEALTGELETFREWRPDLWTTWVALALQHADKQRFDDAAAILDAAIERFPLTPRVHYEKARVDANRRRFDGAMAGLRRTLQIAPAWDWPIRLFVEIALRENGDPDAALVLLDAPQSRSDESAECQVLRARVLWKMARQDEALDRLEAMLQRWPGHAQAWTMLADWSAERGQTDRALHVAQALAAARPDNIDVWLRVAGYTSTPEAALAALERADALDPRNQQAYVCRIDALIRFGRLDDALAAIDSSPWGAYTPLAVRRRRPDVLWRQGNREGAVTELRALLEKEPNDVLLWQDLADASLKLDRIDQSGAAGREMVRINPGYAVGYGYVGNAARRQSQWQAAIDAYRTAFEIDPEYEFAAFGLADLLLDSAEWDDAWRVVATLRTRYPGPSSAYREVRLAMLAEEPSRVPVPLNELVRAPEAQAGLFEDIAKRMTQGIWQQLLRDALIDGCKAGEASIAACRHWLGMEYDIPHAALIERLAPYLEADRKNHLKIAVVEAAGAAKQLRHVTTLMSQYDTALRGDAQCWGAVSFALINGERHAAMIGWMHDWMRDDAPYWALDNLAIALRYQGDLRLAHDVAARSHRLEPRGGSAGVWLAADAARDNDIEALGQWLDKLGQVDVHGWLRPLVELLTAFHKSASVGKATLFVLQLRRTAKVRESHQLLGALAKDLRRCWIMRGGSVGRRFWRLLTLPS; encoded by the coding sequence ATGACACAAGCTGCCCCGCTCGACCTTTACGATCATATTCTTCACCTTGCCGACCATGGCAACAGCTTCGACGCGTTACCGCTGCTCGAAGGGCTGAAGGACAATCCGACTCCTTCGGCATGCGTGCTCGCCGCGCGCGTTTTGCGTCATTGTGGCGGCCGGCGACGGGGCGATGCGTTGATCGAGCTCCTGTGGCGGCGGCATCCGTCCGATCCCGACGCGATGGTGGCGTATCTGCGTACGATCACCGATCGCTACGGCCACTATCGCGGCTGGGAATGGAGCGAGCGCAATGCGCTGCCCGACCATGCCACTGCGCCGCAGCGCGCCGAATGGCTCGCCCATCGGGCCAATCTGGCGGCGTTGCAGCGCGACTGGGCGCGCGCGGGCGCGTTGATCGAAGAGGCGCACCGGCTCTGGCCAGATTCTCCGTGGATCCATGTGGAGCACGCGTCCGTGCTGGAGCGCGAGGATCGCTATGCCGAGGCCATCGGCATGGCCGAGCGCGGATGCGCGCTGAACCCGAACTTCCGCTCCGCCATCCAGTCCGCCGCGCACCTTTACACGCTGACCGGCCGCGACAGGGAAGCGCTGCGTTTGCTCGATGACGCATCGGCGCGCATGCAAAGCTCGGACGTCGAAGCGCAACGCTATCTTGTCGCGACCGAACTCGAAGACCACGAGGCAGCGCTCGCCGCGTTGCACCGAAGCAGGGCCTTCGCACCGCGGGCGGTGCGCGCTCACCGGGCGTGGTTCGATGCCAACGAAGCCGATACGCTGCTGCGGCTGGGCCGGTACGAGGAGGCGGCGTCCGTCAGCCGGCGACTCGCCGATCAGCCGTTCCATGCCCGTCTGATCGAGAAGCTCGACGCCGTTGCCGCCGGGGGCGAGGCGCCGCGCCGGGTGCAATTGCACGTGGGCTTTGTCCGCCAGCACCATCAGACCTGTGCGCCCGCGACATTGAGTGCCATCGCGGGCTACTGGGGGCGGAGTGCCGAACACGTCGAGATTGCCGAAGAGATCTGCTACGACGGTACCCCCGCGCCCAGCGAACGCGCCTGGGCCGAGCGTCATGGCTTCGTGACGCGCGAGTTCACCGTCAACTGGGAGGTCGCCACGCGGCTGATCGACGCGGGCATCCCGTTCACGCTCACCACCCAGTTCGTGAGTTCGGGACACCTCCAGGCCGTGATCGGCTACGACGCCTTGCGTGGCACGCTGCTGATCCGCGATCCGTTCCAGCGCGTGTTCGGCGAGTTCGATCCGGAGCCGCTGTTCGAGCAGAACCGGTTCAGCGGCCCGCGCGGCATGGTACTGATTCCACAGGAGGCCGTGTATCGCCTCGATGGCATCGTGTTGCCCGATGCGGAGAGCTGGGACAGCTATTACGCGACGATGCGCGCGCTGGAGGTCCATGATCGCGAGACGGCGGCGTCGGTGACAGAGGCCCAGAACGCGCGGGCGCCCGACCATTGGCTGACCGACTGGTGCTATCGCGGCCTCGCGCATTACGACGGCAGCACCGACGCGTTGCTTGCGCGGACCGATGCCCTTATTGCCCGCTTCGGCGAAGTGCCGTCGCTCGTGTTCTACAAGTCGCGGCTGCTCGAATCGCTCGGCGAGGGAATGGCCGCCATGCGGCTGATCGAGTCCGGCGTCGCCAGGCAGCCATGGAATGCCGAACTATTGACGCGTCTGGCGCAATTGCAGACGTCGGATGCGCGCCTGCTGCCGCAGGCGGAGCGGAATGTCCGGCGTGCGCTGCGTGTGCAGCCCTCCGACGCGGAAGCGTGGCGAACGCGCGCCACGACGCTTTGGGTCGCGGGCGACAAGCATGCCGCGCTCGCTCACTATCGCGCGGCGGCGTGCCTTGGCGAGTTCAACGAAGATCATGCCGTGGCCTACTTCCAGGCCTGCGTCGGTCTGGGCCGCGCCAGCGATGGTTTCGAGTTTCTCGCACAACGGGTGGAACGCCTTGGCGCGCGATCGTCGGCACCCGCCATCAACTACTTCAATCAGCTCGACAGCCTCGAGCGCGGGCCGGAAGGATTCGCCGTGCTGGAACGCGCGATGGCGCGACGGCCCGACGACGCGTTGCTGCGGCATGCCTATGCCGAGCGATTGCTGACCTATGGCGAGGTCGAGCGCGCGCGTACGTTGCTGGCCGAGGCCGGCGGGTACGCGAGCCAGATCAGCCGGCTGCGTGTGGTGGCGCGGCTGGCGCGGCATGACAACCGGCTCGACGAGGCATGGGATGCCATCTCGCTTGCCTGCGAGCAGGATCCGCTAAATATCGGCTTGCGGCATATCGCCGTCGATATCCTCGGCGCGCGTTCCGGCGAAGCCGAAGTGCTTCGGTATCTGCGTGCATTGTGCGAGCGTCATCCCGCATCGGTCGGCCTGCACGAATTGTTGCTGCAGCGCCTGCCGGCGGACGTCCTGCTGGAGCGTCACGATGTGCTGCGGCACATGCTGTCGCTGCATCCCGGTCATGCGATGTTCCAGCGGGAACTCACGTTGAATCTGGCGGCCCAGCAGCGCATGGAAGATGCCACGAGCGCCGCGCGGCTCGCGCGCGAGCTGGCGCCCAATCATTCGCGCTCGTATGCCTTGCTGGGGTACCTGCATCAGTTGCAGGGCGACATGGAACAGGCGCACGCACAGTACCGCGAAGCGCTGCGCCGCTCGGTGGACGACATCGGTGCGCTTGTCGATTTCGTTCGGACGCAGCCCGGGCTCGAGGGCCGGCGCGAGGCCTTGCGTTTCGCGGGCGACCAGCTGCGCGAACAGGCTACGCAGGGCATGACCGTCCTGACGTATCAGGAACTCGGCACGCGCGTCTTCACCGACGAGGCGCTGACCGGCGAGCTCGAGACATTCCGCGAATGGCGGCCCGACCTCTGGACCACGTGGGTCGCGCTTGCCTTGCAGCACGCCGACAAGCAGCGATTCGACGATGCGGCCGCGATCCTCGACGCGGCGATCGAGCGCTTTCCGCTCACGCCGCGAGTCCATTACGAGAAGGCGCGTGTCGATGCCAACCGGCGTCGCTTCGATGGCGCCATGGCGGGCCTTCGGCGTACCCTGCAGATCGCCCCCGCGTGGGACTGGCCGATTCGGCTGTTCGTCGAGATTGCCCTGCGAGAGAACGGCGATCCGGATGCCGCGCTGGTGCTGCTCGATGCGCCGCAGTCGCGTAGCGACGAGAGTGCCGAATGTCAGGTGCTGCGCGCACGCGTACTGTGGAAAATGGCGCGGCAGGACGAGGCGCTCGACAGGCTCGAAGCAATGCTGCAGCGCTGGCCCGGTCATGCGCAGGCCTGGACGATGCTTGCGGATTGGTCGGCCGAGCGTGGTCAGACCGATCGGGCCTTGCATGTGGCACAGGCGCTGGCCGCGGCGCGGCCGGACAATATCGACGTGTGGCTTCGCGTGGCGGGGTACACGAGCACGCCGGAAGCTGCGCTGGCCGCGCTCGAGCGCGCGGATGCCCTCGATCCGCGCAATCAGCAAGCCTATGTCTGCCGCATCGACGCGCTGATCCGCTTCGGGCGGCTGGATGACGCGCTCGCGGCGATCGATAGCAGTCCCTGGGGCGCCTATACGCCGCTGGCCGTACGCCGGCGTCGCCCCGACGTGCTGTGGCGGCAGGGCAACCGGGAGGGCGCGGTCACGGAACTGCGCGCCTTGCTGGAGAAGGAGCCCAACGACGTGCTGCTATGGCAGGACCTTGCCGACGCGTCGCTCAAGCTCGACCGGATTGATCAGAGCGGCGCGGCGGGTCGCGAGATGGTCCGGATCAACCCGGGCTATGCCGTCGGTTACGGCTACGTCGGCAATGCCGCGCGCAGGCAGTCGCAGTGGCAGGCGGCCATCGATGCCTATCGCACGGCTTTCGAGATCGATCCCGAGTATGAGTTCGCGGCATTCGGACTTGCCGATCTGTTGCTCGACAGCGCGGAGTGGGACGACGCGTGGCGGGTCGTCGCGACGCTGCGCACACGCTATCCGGGGCCGTCGTCCGCGTATCGCGAGGTTCGCCTGGCCATGCTCGCGGAAGAGCCGAGCCGGGTGCCGGTGCCGCTGAACGAGCTCGTCCGCGCGCCCGAGGCGCAGGCGGGATTGTTCGAGGACATCGCCAAGCGGATGACCCAGGGGATCTGGCAGCAGTTGTTGCGCGACGCACTGATCGATGGGTGCAAGGCCGGAGAGGCGTCGATTGCCGCTTGCCGGCATTGGCTCGGCATGGAGTACGACATTCCGCATGCCGCGCTGATCGAGCGGCTGGCGCCGTACCTGGAGGCCGACCGCAAGAATCATCTGAAGATCGCCGTCGTGGAAGCCGCCGGCGCCGCAAAGCAGCTGCGGCACGTCACCACGCTGATGAGTCAGTACGACACCGCGCTGCGTGGCGATGCGCAATGCTGGGGGGCGGTGTCCTTTGCCCTGATCAATGGCGAGCGCCATGCCGCGATGATCGGCTGGATGCACGACTGGATGCGCGACGATGCACCGTACTGGGCGCTCGACAACCTTGCCATCGCCTTGCGTTATCAGGGCGACCTTCGGCTCGCGCACGACGTGGCGGCCCGGTCGCATCGGCTGGAGCCAAGGGGCGGCAGCGCGGGCGTCTGGCTCGCCGCCGACGCCGCGCGGGACAACGATATCGAAGCATTGGGCCAGTGGCTCGACAAGCTCGGTCAGGTGGACGTGCACGGGTGGCTGCGGCCGCTGGTCGAGCTGCTGACCGCGTTTCACAAGTCGGCGTCCGTCGGCAAGGCCACGTTGTTCGTCCTGCAACTGCGCCGAACCGCGAAGGTTCGCGAATCCCACCAGCTATTGGGGGCGCTGGCAAAGGACCTTCGGCGCTGCTGGATCATGCGCGGCGGTTCCGTGGGACGGCGTTTCTGGCGATTGCTGACGCTGCCGTCGTGA
- a CDS encoding AraC family transcriptional regulator, with protein sequence MSVPDRSPEIRQRTVALLRGLAPDEGYNLTALPSVRILRSNRALSRTPVLYDPGIVIVCQGRKRGYFGGQLYLYDQDHYLAVSVPVPFSMETDATPQRPLLALYLHLDFAMAAELATQIDREGATARDQSPQSMMSTPMDGAMQASVLRFLEAMADPLEAAILGPGLLRELYFRVLTGAQGGAMRQALAMKGQFGRIGKSLRRIHADYAQQLDVSQLAEEAGMSVPSFHSHFKTITQVSPMQYVKSTRLHQARLLMVRQDLTAEAASVAVGYTSPSQFSREFKRLFGLTPAAEAKRMREGFAVPEAFEDAMYVSSH encoded by the coding sequence ATGAGTGTGCCGGATCGCTCTCCCGAGATACGCCAACGTACGGTTGCGCTGCTGCGCGGGCTGGCGCCCGACGAGGGCTATAACCTGACGGCGCTGCCGAGCGTCCGCATCCTGCGCTCGAACCGCGCGTTGTCGCGCACGCCGGTGCTCTACGATCCGGGCATCGTGATCGTGTGCCAGGGCCGCAAGCGGGGATACTTCGGCGGCCAGCTGTATCTCTACGATCAGGACCACTATCTCGCCGTCTCGGTGCCCGTGCCGTTCAGCATGGAAACCGACGCCACGCCGCAGCGGCCGCTGCTGGCGCTGTACCTGCATCTGGATTTCGCAATGGCCGCCGAACTGGCGACGCAGATCGACCGCGAAGGCGCGACCGCGCGCGATCAATCGCCGCAGAGCATGATGTCGACGCCGATGGACGGCGCGATGCAGGCGTCGGTGCTGCGCTTCCTCGAAGCGATGGCCGATCCGCTGGAGGCGGCGATACTGGGTCCGGGCCTCCTGCGCGAACTCTATTTCCGCGTGCTGACGGGCGCGCAGGGCGGCGCGATGCGGCAGGCGCTGGCGATGAAAGGCCAGTTCGGCCGCATCGGCAAATCGTTGCGGCGCATCCACGCCGACTACGCGCAACAGCTGGACGTGTCGCAGCTGGCGGAGGAGGCGGGCATGAGCGTCCCGAGCTTCCATAGCCACTTCAAGACCATCACGCAGGTCTCGCCGATGCAGTACGTCAAGTCCACGCGGCTGCATCAGGCGCGACTGCTGATGGTCAGGCAGGACCTGACCGCGGAGGCCGCGAGCGTCGCGGTGGGCTACACGAGCCCATCCCAATTCAGCCGGGAGTTCAAGCGGCTATTCGGCCTGACGCCGGCCGCCGAAGCGAAGCGCATGCGCGAGGGGTTTGCGGTACCGGAGGCGTTCGAGGACGCGATGTACGTGTCGTCGCATTGA
- a CDS encoding oxidoreductase translates to MASSKILLITGVSSGFGLALAKEALADGHTVVGTVRSEPARQDFEAQGAGTRGKAFARVLDVTDFDAIDGVVAEIEASVGPIDVLVNNAGYGHEGIMEESPLSDMRRQFDVNVFGAVAMMKAVLPFMRQRRRGHILNITSMGGHITLPGITYYCGSKFALEGISGALGKEVQALGIHVTAVAPGSFRTDWAGRSMVRAPRSLPDYDAIFDPVRKAREEKSGKQLGDPKKAARAMLAVIASDRPPAHLLLGSDALALVRKAQSALDEEIRAWEAVSASTDG, encoded by the coding sequence ATGGCTTCCAGCAAGATTCTGTTGATCACGGGCGTCAGTAGCGGGTTCGGTCTCGCACTCGCGAAAGAGGCGCTGGCCGATGGGCATACGGTCGTGGGCACGGTGCGCAGCGAGCCGGCCCGGCAGGACTTCGAAGCACAGGGCGCCGGCACCCGCGGCAAAGCCTTCGCCCGCGTGCTCGACGTCACGGACTTCGACGCCATCGACGGCGTCGTGGCGGAGATCGAGGCCAGCGTCGGCCCGATCGACGTGCTCGTCAACAACGCCGGCTACGGGCATGAAGGCATCATGGAGGAGTCGCCGCTGTCCGACATGCGCAGACAGTTCGACGTAAATGTGTTCGGCGCGGTAGCCATGATGAAGGCCGTGCTGCCATTCATGCGGCAACGCCGGCGCGGACATATCCTCAACATCACGTCGATGGGCGGCCATATCACGCTGCCCGGCATCACCTACTACTGCGGCAGCAAGTTCGCGCTCGAAGGCATCTCTGGCGCGCTCGGCAAGGAGGTGCAGGCGCTGGGCATCCACGTGACGGCCGTGGCCCCGGGCTCGTTCCGCACCGACTGGGCCGGACGTTCGATGGTCCGCGCGCCGCGTTCGCTGCCCGATTACGATGCCATTTTCGATCCCGTGCGCAAGGCGCGCGAGGAAAAGAGCGGCAAGCAGCTCGGCGACCCGAAGAAGGCCGCGCGCGCCATGCTCGCGGTCATCGCGTCGGACCGCCCGCCCGCGCATCTGCTGCTCGGCAGCGATGCCCTGGCCCTCGTGCGCAAGGCACAATCGGCGCTCGACGAGGAGATCCGCGCGTGGGAGGCTGTGTCCGCATCGACCGACGGCTGA